A window of the Parabacteroides merdae ATCC 43184 genome harbors these coding sequences:
- a CDS encoding DUF3857 domain-containing protein — MKYLSIFASVLLATASAYGQSGESCRTASDPTLQKPELYAGYDCVNLLDSTAVTVQPTGSGSFTVCKIVKVMNTRGAVANRILKYDYDPLTAHAEFHRVTIYKANGDVINLDITQQQDYAAPARAIYWGARQIMMEIGRLDPGDIIDYQINKKGFTYALLTGGIGNDESRFIPPMRGQFYDIVPFWTTEPTVRKVYKVNIPMEKEMQFQFYQGECTSSMRYEDGRKAYTFVSTDIMPTRREPNMVDLFDAAPKLMMSSTPRWQDKSLWFNKVNEDYGSFSAIPEAQKKVDELIQGKKTEMEKIAVLTHWVADNIRYSGISMGKGEGYTLHNLKMNYTDRCGVCKDIAGTLIAFLRMAGFEAYPAMTMAGSRVESIPADHFNHCVAVVKLSSGTYMPLDPTWVPFCRELWSSAEQQQNYLPGVPEGSDLCLTPVSAPENHYVRIKANNRLDAKGTLTGQFTITAEGQSDSNIRRIFTTGWQSQWQAALESQLLAVSPKARLISVDYGKDPKNYQAAPIKMTFRYEIPGYALSGEREMLFKPMVMNNLYNQVKSYLRINTDLEERRYGFKDACSRLVELDETIQLPTGYKLAGNGKEDSVQSSAADFEGSLRQDGNKVVLHQKLALKKRVYEAGDWNGFRNAVNAHKSFGDYIVIKR; from the coding sequence ATGAAGTATTTATCAATCTTCGCCTCCGTCCTTCTCGCCACGGCGTCCGCCTACGGACAAAGTGGGGAAAGTTGCCGGACGGCATCCGATCCGACTCTACAAAAGCCGGAATTATACGCAGGTTATGACTGTGTAAACCTACTCGACAGCACCGCTGTGACCGTGCAGCCTACCGGCTCCGGTTCTTTCACGGTCTGCAAAATCGTCAAAGTTATGAACACGCGCGGGGCCGTCGCCAATCGCATCCTCAAATACGATTACGATCCGCTGACGGCACATGCAGAGTTTCATCGTGTCACCATCTACAAAGCCAATGGCGACGTAATCAACCTCGATATCACCCAACAGCAGGATTATGCCGCTCCTGCCCGCGCCATCTATTGGGGAGCACGGCAGATCATGATGGAAATAGGCCGTCTCGATCCGGGCGATATCATCGATTATCAGATCAACAAAAAAGGTTTCACCTATGCCCTGTTGACTGGCGGTATAGGCAACGACGAATCCCGTTTCATCCCGCCCATGCGCGGACAATTCTATGATATCGTCCCCTTCTGGACAACCGAGCCAACTGTCCGCAAGGTATATAAGGTAAACATCCCGATGGAGAAAGAAATGCAGTTCCAGTTCTATCAAGGAGAATGCACCTCTTCCATGCGTTACGAGGACGGTCGGAAAGCTTATACGTTCGTCAGCACAGACATCATGCCGACCCGACGCGAACCGAATATGGTCGACCTGTTCGACGCCGCACCGAAACTGATGATGTCCAGCACACCACGCTGGCAAGACAAATCCCTTTGGTTTAACAAAGTGAACGAAGACTACGGCAGTTTCAGTGCCATTCCCGAAGCCCAGAAGAAAGTAGACGAATTGATCCAGGGCAAAAAGACGGAGATGGAAAAGATCGCCGTCCTCACCCACTGGGTTGCCGACAATATCCGTTACTCCGGTATCTCGATGGGCAAAGGCGAAGGCTACACGCTGCATAATCTGAAGATGAACTACACGGACCGTTGTGGTGTCTGTAAAGATATTGCCGGTACCCTGATCGCTTTCCTGCGTATGGCAGGCTTCGAAGCCTATCCAGCCATGACAATGGCCGGTAGCCGCGTGGAAAGCATCCCGGCCGACCACTTCAACCACTGTGTCGCCGTTGTGAAACTTTCCAGCGGAACCTATATGCCGCTCGATCCTACCTGGGTCCCCTTCTGCCGCGAACTGTGGAGCAGTGCCGAACAACAGCAAAACTATTTACCGGGAGTTCCCGAAGGTTCCGATCTCTGTCTCACGCCGGTTTCCGCACCGGAAAACCATTATGTCCGCATAAAAGCCAACAACCGCTTGGATGCCAAAGGTACACTGACAGGACAGTTCACGATCACAGCCGAAGGACAGTCGGACAGCAATATCCGCCGTATCTTCACCACCGGCTGGCAGTCGCAATGGCAGGCCGCATTGGAAAGCCAACTTCTTGCCGTATCACCTAAAGCTCGTCTTATCAGCGTGGACTATGGCAAAGACCCGAAGAACTACCAGGCTGCACCGATCAAAATGACATTCCGTTATGAAATACCAGGTTATGCCCTTTCAGGAGAAAGAGAAATGCTGTTCAAGCCGATGGTGATGAATAACCTTTATAACCAAGTAAAAAGTTACCTGCGCATCAACACCGACCTCGAAGAACGTCGGTATGGTTTCAAGGATGCCTGCTCACGTCTGGTCGAACTGGACGAAACGATCCAACTCCCCACAGGTTATAAGCTAGCGGGTAATGGAAAAGAAGACAGTGTGCAAAGTTCTGCCGCCGACTTCGAAGGTTCCCTCCGCCAGGACGGTAACAAAGTGGTGTTGCACCAAAAGCTAGCGCTGAAGAAACGCGTGTACGAGGCAGGCGACTGGAATGGTTTCCGTAACGCCGTGAATGCACATAAATCATTCGGGGATTATATCGTCATAAAACGATAA
- a CDS encoding DUF3857 domain-containing protein, with protein MIRNKHKFAFLLCMLLMTTTVFGASEAEYKKLAKTWTLNADGSQEFRYDMELTLFTHTAMNGTYGESFIVYNPQYQELKINSSYTKQKDGTIIKTPDNAFVEVLPRNAADAPAYNHLKEMVVVHTGLELGATIYLDYTVTSKPGYLPEVDIFEELLQSSPVKEYTLTIVIPEAKELAYTLTNNPAKASVKRSGGTCTTSWTLRNLPASSRAPFVYVKNGDVPFLAATTYASEGEALATLLKQFNPSGDPQLTTLAESLTEGEKKDEDKLEAILEYTTNHIANNGLTLDQTGYRLRPADAVMSTAYGTEVEKANLLAGLLDGAGFKAEPMATYQAYADKGLALKAVDQLFVSCMVNGELYLFSTSSTHRPQTVNFDQTPLFSLQTGKPVAIAVPQDYQIKSDIAVRFKDGKVTTSTKESVGKELMPYFTTGNSENEQTAPLKEENGYATISLPDAGYGFSHLPYGYLNSQRKENLLIPRPVNEVYTYTIECPENMELRTPETDKTIRNAAGSLTISVKKNGRTATVTRSLELNKQLYTPAEYKDLRQLLTEWSDVNGKTLLFSVR; from the coding sequence ATGATACGAAACAAACATAAGTTCGCCTTCCTTCTTTGTATGCTACTAATGACTACGACAGTTTTTGGAGCATCGGAAGCCGAATACAAGAAATTAGCAAAGACCTGGACACTCAATGCCGACGGCAGCCAAGAGTTCCGCTATGACATGGAACTGACACTTTTCACCCACACGGCCATGAACGGCACATACGGAGAAAGCTTCATCGTGTACAATCCGCAATACCAGGAACTGAAGATCAACTCGTCTTACACCAAACAAAAAGACGGCACAATCATCAAGACACCGGACAATGCTTTCGTGGAAGTCCTTCCCCGCAACGCGGCTGATGCTCCGGCTTACAACCACCTGAAAGAAATGGTTGTCGTCCACACAGGCCTAGAACTGGGAGCAACTATCTATCTCGACTACACAGTCACATCCAAACCAGGCTATCTGCCGGAGGTAGACATTTTCGAAGAACTGCTCCAATCCTCTCCCGTCAAAGAATACACACTGACGATCGTGATACCCGAAGCCAAAGAACTTGCCTACACACTGACAAACAATCCGGCAAAAGCATCTGTCAAACGATCCGGTGGAACCTGTACGACAAGCTGGACATTACGTAACCTGCCAGCATCTTCCCGCGCTCCGTTCGTCTATGTCAAGAACGGCGACGTTCCTTTTCTCGCCGCCACGACTTACGCATCCGAAGGAGAAGCATTGGCAACCCTACTCAAACAGTTCAATCCGTCCGGCGATCCACAACTCACGACTCTGGCTGAGAGCCTGACCGAAGGGGAAAAAAAGGACGAAGACAAACTGGAAGCTATCCTCGAATACACGACCAACCACATTGCCAACAACGGGCTGACATTGGATCAGACCGGCTATCGCCTCCGCCCTGCCGATGCCGTCATGAGCACAGCGTACGGAACTGAAGTCGAAAAAGCCAATTTGCTCGCAGGCTTGTTGGATGGGGCCGGCTTCAAAGCCGAGCCAATGGCGACTTACCAGGCTTATGCAGACAAAGGGCTGGCGCTAAAGGCTGTCGACCAACTGTTCGTCTCCTGTATGGTGAACGGCGAATTATATTTATTCTCCACCTCTTCTACCCACCGTCCGCAAACGGTGAACTTTGACCAGACTCCTCTTTTCAGCCTGCAAACAGGAAAACCGGTAGCTATTGCCGTTCCACAGGATTACCAGATCAAGAGCGACATCGCAGTTCGTTTCAAAGATGGAAAAGTGACGACATCCACTAAAGAATCTGTCGGTAAAGAATTGATGCCTTATTTCACAACAGGTAACAGCGAAAACGAACAAACTGCTCCTTTAAAGGAGGAAAACGGGTATGCAACGATCTCACTGCCGGATGCCGGATATGGCTTCTCCCATCTGCCTTATGGCTACCTGAACAGCCAGCGGAAAGAAAACCTGCTGATCCCACGCCCTGTCAACGAAGTCTATACATACACGATCGAATGTCCTGAAAATATGGAACTGCGCACCCCGGAAACCGACAAGACGATCCGCAATGCCGCCGGTAGCCTGACCATCTCCGTCAAGAAAAACGGACGTACGGCAACCGTCACCCGTAGCCTGGAACTGAACAAACAACTCTATACACCTGCCGAATACAAGGATTTGCGCCAGCTTTTGACAGAATGGAGCGATGTAAACGGAAAGACTCTATTGTTTTCAGTACGATAA
- a CDS encoding beta-N-acetylglucosaminidase domain-containing protein encodes MKLLNLTAALFLGGVLQAQNPLPAIHPQPQEVTLSTNRLKAPHGFTLSGMQHPDEDAMRLIRQTLSITDNSEALPLKITSLEDRTPELKRSGAYLLVITPEEIDIAISDSRGLFYAAQTLQQLAQTDGQGNTTLPLGVIKDYPDVAYRGTVEGFYGDPWSHTDRIEQLRFYGKMKMNTYIYGPKDDPYHSSPNWRKPYPEKEAAQIKDLVKEAAANKVDFVWAIHPGLDIKWTDEDRMNVLNKFGMMYDLGVRSFAVFFDDISGEGAKADKQADLLNFLQKEFIEKKEGVSPLIMCPTEYNRAWAGSDYLDVLGRTLDPAIHVMWTGNSVIHDITLEGQEWVNKRIQRPSYVWWNFPVSDYCRDHLLMGPSYGLDPNAAHAMSGFVANPMERAEASKVALYGVADYAWNMKAYNPESDFVEACRYVLPEAPEAFRTFCENNCDPGPNGHRYRRDESIRYAESAEAFLHDFRQHNYNADAADRMNRLFAEITAAPAAIETSRNKALIDEIKPWLMQFHLLGKAGQKAIRTAETGQGEDRAATWQSYLSLTSLLDSMRTIDRTYNQNPYQKGVKVGSRVLTPFVQEIHSGVGSNLLFADQTDAATQMSKASILTDIEQLKYQPLKEGKDQIGYNRLNEVLRIEPGQSFGLTWELQKEATSFNFSLPKSENSGRVFEWSADGRQWTTIADIPADQARFKLEKLAPGARYIRMRNATDKQMQIYLYEFAVTTKEDTSIDPVRLMYDKNLESVNTLTASSRITIDKEKEGSLELYLSGSPCSQVVVEGSPLKGKVKQVLYSGPANYIKLKKEALESVKALELYNAGSSPVNIHEIN; translated from the coding sequence ATGAAACTACTAAATCTAACCGCTGCCCTCTTTTTAGGAGGTGTTCTGCAAGCACAAAACCCTTTACCGGCCATTCATCCGCAGCCACAGGAAGTTACATTATCTACCAACCGGCTGAAAGCGCCTCATGGCTTTACCCTTTCCGGCATGCAACATCCGGATGAAGATGCCATGCGCCTGATCAGACAAACTTTGTCGATAACAGACAACTCCGAAGCGCTACCGCTCAAAATTACATCGCTGGAAGACCGGACACCCGAACTGAAACGTTCAGGAGCCTATCTATTAGTTATCACACCAGAAGAAATCGACATTGCAATTTCCGACAGTCGCGGTCTTTTCTACGCAGCACAGACATTGCAACAATTGGCCCAAACCGACGGACAAGGCAATACGACACTGCCACTCGGAGTTATCAAAGACTATCCTGACGTCGCCTACCGTGGAACTGTCGAAGGTTTTTACGGCGATCCCTGGAGCCATACCGACCGCATCGAGCAGCTTCGTTTTTATGGAAAGATGAAGATGAACACCTATATCTACGGACCGAAAGATGATCCTTACCACAGTTCCCCAAACTGGCGCAAGCCTTATCCGGAAAAGGAAGCAGCACAGATCAAGGATCTCGTGAAGGAAGCCGCCGCCAACAAGGTAGACTTCGTCTGGGCGATCCATCCGGGCCTGGACATCAAATGGACAGATGAAGACCGGATGAATGTGCTGAACAAGTTCGGTATGATGTATGATTTGGGAGTCCGTTCCTTCGCAGTCTTCTTCGACGATATTTCCGGTGAAGGGGCCAAGGCAGACAAACAAGCCGACCTGCTCAACTTCCTGCAAAAGGAGTTTATCGAGAAGAAAGAAGGCGTCAGCCCGCTGATCATGTGTCCGACCGAATATAACCGGGCCTGGGCGGGAAGCGACTATCTGGATGTGCTGGGCAGAACGCTCGACCCGGCGATCCATGTGATGTGGACCGGCAACAGCGTGATCCACGATATCACACTCGAAGGGCAGGAATGGGTGAACAAACGTATTCAGCGCCCGTCGTATGTCTGGTGGAATTTCCCTGTAAGCGACTACTGCCGCGACCACCTGCTGATGGGACCGTCTTACGGGCTCGATCCGAATGCGGCACATGCCATGTCGGGTTTCGTCGCCAACCCGATGGAACGGGCGGAAGCTTCCAAAGTAGCCCTTTACGGAGTAGCCGATTATGCCTGGAACATGAAAGCCTATAACCCTGAAAGCGACTTCGTAGAAGCCTGCCGTTATGTTTTGCCGGAAGCACCGGAAGCATTCCGGACGTTCTGCGAGAACAACTGTGATCCCGGGCCAAACGGACACCGTTACCGCCGCGACGAATCCATCCGCTATGCCGAATCTGCCGAAGCATTCCTCCATGACTTCCGCCAGCACAACTATAATGCAGATGCCGCTGACCGGATGAACCGACTGTTCGCCGAGATCACAGCCGCCCCTGCCGCCATCGAGACAAGCCGCAACAAGGCGCTGATAGACGAAATCAAACCGTGGCTGATGCAGTTCCACCTGTTAGGGAAAGCCGGACAAAAGGCTATCCGCACTGCCGAAACCGGACAAGGCGAGGATCGTGCCGCCACCTGGCAATCGTATCTGTCGCTCACCTCGTTGCTCGACAGCATGCGCACGATCGACCGGACCTACAATCAGAATCCGTATCAGAAAGGCGTGAAAGTCGGCTCACGAGTCCTGACCCCGTTCGTACAGGAGATACATTCAGGTGTCGGAAGCAACCTGCTGTTTGCAGACCAAACAGATGCTGCCACCCAGATGAGTAAGGCCTCTATCCTGACGGATATCGAACAATTGAAATATCAGCCGTTGAAGGAAGGCAAAGACCAGATCGGATACAACCGCCTGAACGAAGTACTGCGTATCGAGCCGGGACAGTCCTTCGGCCTTACCTGGGAATTGCAGAAAGAGGCTACCTCCTTCAACTTCAGCCTGCCGAAAAGCGAAAACAGCGGACGGGTATTCGAATGGTCCGCCGACGGCAGACAATGGACGACTATCGCCGACATCCCCGCCGACCAAGCCCGCTTCAAATTGGAAAAGCTCGCTCCCGGAGCACGCTATATCCGTATGCGTAATGCAACTGACAAGCAGATGCAAATCTACTTGTACGAATTTGCCGTGACAACGAAAGAAGATACCTCCATCGACCCCGTCCGCCTGATGTATGACAAGAACCTGGAATCTGTCAACACATTGACCGCAAGTTCACGCATCACGATTGATAAGGAAAAGGAGGGTTCGCTCGAACTGTACTTGTCCGGCTCCCCTTGCAGCCAAGTTGTGGTAGAAGGCTCACCGTTGAAAGGGAAAGTGAAACAAGTGCTTTACTCCGGTCCGGCAAATTATATCAAGCTGAAAAAAGAAGCCTTGGAGAGTGTAAAGGCATTAGAACTATATAACGCAGGATCATCCCCTGTCAACATCCACGAGATCAATTGA
- a CDS encoding Gfo/Idh/MocA family protein yields the protein MERFKVGIIGAGHIARKMAHTLRDMEGVEPYAVASRNQENAEGFASEWGFTRAYGSYEDLADDPEVQLIYIATPHSHHFEQARMCLEKGKPVLCEKAFTANAEQAETLIRLSKEKQVFLTEAIWTRYMPFSETLRELVDGGTIGRVMMLTANIGYPIAEKERIAKPELCGGALLDIGVYPINFARMLFGSEITGITSACVKGETGVDLQSSITFVYRNHRMAVLQMTAFCANDRQGVISGDKGYIIVDNINNPQLAVVYSVNHEEVARYTCPPQITGFEYQVQASIDAIREGKIETPCMPHAETLHIMQMLDDLRSEWGVRYPMD from the coding sequence ATGGAACGTTTTAAAGTCGGAATTATAGGAGCTGGGCATATTGCCCGCAAAATGGCGCATACGCTGCGCGATATGGAAGGGGTTGAACCGTATGCAGTCGCTTCCCGTAACCAGGAAAATGCCGAAGGGTTTGCCAGTGAATGGGGTTTTACGCGGGCTTACGGATCATACGAGGATTTGGCAGATGATCCCGAAGTACAGTTGATTTATATCGCCACCCCGCATTCCCATCATTTTGAGCAGGCGCGGATGTGCCTCGAAAAGGGTAAGCCGGTCTTATGTGAAAAAGCATTTACCGCCAATGCAGAGCAGGCGGAGACGTTGATACGCCTGTCGAAAGAAAAACAGGTTTTCCTGACTGAGGCGATTTGGACACGTTATATGCCTTTCTCCGAGACGCTTCGCGAACTGGTTGACGGCGGGACGATCGGACGCGTGATGATGCTGACGGCCAATATCGGATATCCGATTGCCGAGAAGGAGCGCATCGCCAAACCGGAACTTTGTGGCGGTGCTTTGCTGGATATCGGCGTTTATCCGATCAACTTTGCAAGGATGCTTTTCGGCTCGGAAATTACGGGGATTACTTCTGCCTGCGTGAAAGGGGAGACGGGAGTGGATTTGCAGAGCAGCATTACTTTTGTGTATCGGAATCATCGGATGGCTGTTTTACAAATGACCGCTTTCTGTGCGAACGATCGTCAGGGAGTTATTTCGGGGGATAAAGGATATATAATCGTCGATAATATCAACAACCCGCAGTTGGCAGTCGTCTATTCGGTCAATCATGAGGAAGTGGCTCGCTATACCTGTCCGCCACAGATAACGGGTTTCGAGTATCAGGTGCAGGCTTCCATCGACGCGATCCGTGAGGGAAAGATCGAAACGCCTTGTATGCCGCATGCGGAAACTTTGCACATCATGCAGATGCTGGATGATCTTCGCTCCGAATGGGGGGTGCGGTATCCGATGGATTGA
- a CDS encoding DUF4934 domain-containing protein, translating into MKNHVFVAVACLFLAACGGGGETKVAKLEAIPLGVAFENQTELKTSDCFKKIRYVALETTDSCLVGQGAYATILNDWIVVTSGRDRCQLFDKKTGRFIRSVGHVGEDPEGYSDVHGGWQNPYTGQLSFHGWKNEIVVYGADGRFDHIWTPSVSADEFPAMGVFDYLDADLIAGYYSATDSLPARIALFRGDEIVRVESLPVGQEGDKAITPDDIVSISVLKDGGDGLAFIKYKDGRSAIYPLGNSCFWHAGKDLYFRQSYNDTIYRVSAAKELQPVRVLDLGVYSWSYNERFEDKKDAIYPTKFMENEDVILFRFMTNVYNDKQKTYNALYRKADGAVKVSPLDDKITDDTNGFLPLQPVSVSASGEFAAILPSEEVVSWFEDNAGETDIPAEVAVLKKVGEEDNPVVVIME; encoded by the coding sequence ATGAAAAATCATGTGTTTGTGGCAGTGGCATGTCTTTTTCTTGCTGCTTGCGGTGGCGGAGGGGAAACAAAGGTGGCAAAACTCGAAGCGATTCCTTTGGGAGTTGCTTTTGAGAATCAGACGGAGTTGAAGACTTCCGACTGTTTCAAGAAAATACGCTATGTCGCCTTGGAAACGACCGATAGTTGCCTGGTGGGGCAGGGAGCGTATGCAACTATCCTGAATGATTGGATTGTTGTGACATCCGGTCGGGACCGCTGCCAGCTATTCGACAAAAAAACGGGTCGCTTTATCCGTTCGGTCGGGCATGTGGGGGAAGATCCTGAAGGCTATTCGGATGTCCACGGAGGATGGCAGAACCCGTATACCGGCCAATTAAGTTTCCATGGCTGGAAAAATGAAATCGTTGTTTACGGGGCGGACGGTCGATTCGACCATATCTGGACTCCTTCGGTTTCCGCCGATGAGTTTCCGGCAATGGGAGTGTTCGACTATCTGGATGCGGATCTTATCGCTGGTTATTATTCGGCTACCGACAGTTTGCCGGCCCGTATCGCTCTGTTCCGTGGAGATGAGATTGTCCGTGTGGAATCGTTACCGGTCGGGCAGGAAGGAGACAAGGCGATCACTCCGGACGATATTGTTTCCATCTCGGTCTTGAAAGATGGGGGAGATGGTTTGGCGTTCATAAAATATAAGGATGGCAGGTCTGCCATTTATCCGCTTGGCAACAGTTGTTTCTGGCATGCGGGCAAGGATCTTTATTTCCGTCAGTCTTATAATGATACGATCTATCGGGTGTCGGCAGCGAAAGAGCTGCAACCTGTGCGCGTGCTGGATTTAGGTGTCTACAGTTGGTCTTACAACGAGCGTTTCGAGGATAAGAAAGATGCTATCTACCCGACAAAGTTCATGGAAAACGAAGATGTGATCCTTTTCCGTTTTATGACGAATGTCTATAACGACAAGCAGAAGACTTATAATGCCCTTTACCGGAAGGCGGACGGAGCCGTCAAGGTTTCTCCTCTCGATGACAAGATAACCGACGATACGAATGGCTTCCTTCCCTTACAGCCTGTATCTGTCTCCGCTTCGGGCGAATTTGCTGCCATTCTCCCTTCGGAAGAAGTCGTCTCCTGGTTCGAGGATAACGCCGGTGAAACGGATATCCCTGCCGAAGTGGCCGTCTTGAAAAAGGTGGGTGAGGAGGATAATCCGGTGGTGGTGATTATGGAGTAG
- a CDS encoding M56 family metallopeptidase, with protein MGAFLVFIIKSTCCLAVFYLFYRLLLSRDTFHRFNRMALLGVIVFSIAIPFVQLAADEPVAVQRTALELERFLQMGGTPVEEESRFPSWLAALFMIYAGGCLFFAGRFLYSVCQIVRLIRSGERAVLEDGTRLVVTDLTVPPFSWMKYIVISRIDMEESGAEILAHEQAHIRACHSLDMWFAGCCAVLHWFNPAVWLLKQELQNVHEYEADESVIAHGVDAKHYQLLLIKKAVGAQRFTSMANSFDHSKLKKRITMMLKQKSNPWARLKFLYVLPLAAVAVAAFARPEISRRLENISEVEFAEVLTSRQDKKMSQAEKDKPLLRPLEFKSNMRPAEGVRYAKPDPLVMIDGVEYTGGLDKVDPNEIESISIMKDKSAIEMYGKKAVGGVILITTKKASSKVK; from the coding sequence GTGGGAGCATTTTTAGTATTCATAATAAAATCCACCTGCTGTCTGGCAGTGTTCTATCTGTTCTATCGCCTGCTTTTGAGCCGGGATACGTTCCACCGTTTCAATCGGATGGCTCTTCTTGGTGTGATAGTTTTTTCAATCGCGATTCCTTTTGTACAGCTTGCCGCCGATGAGCCGGTCGCCGTACAACGTACGGCGTTGGAACTCGAACGGTTCTTGCAAATGGGTGGAACTCCTGTGGAAGAAGAGAGTCGCTTTCCGTCTTGGTTGGCGGCCTTGTTTATGATCTACGCCGGCGGATGCCTCTTTTTTGCAGGACGGTTCCTCTATTCCGTCTGCCAGATCGTGCGTCTGATACGTTCGGGCGAGCGGGCCGTATTGGAAGATGGTACGCGGCTTGTCGTGACCGACCTGACGGTCCCGCCTTTCAGTTGGATGAAATATATTGTTATCTCCCGCATCGATATGGAAGAGAGCGGAGCTGAAATCCTGGCGCATGAACAGGCGCATATCAGAGCTTGCCATTCATTGGATATGTGGTTTGCCGGATGTTGTGCCGTCCTGCATTGGTTCAATCCTGCTGTTTGGCTGCTCAAGCAGGAACTGCAGAACGTGCATGAGTATGAGGCGGACGAGAGTGTGATCGCACATGGCGTGGATGCAAAGCATTATCAATTGTTATTAATAAAGAAAGCGGTCGGAGCACAGCGTTTTACCTCTATGGCCAACAGTTTCGACCACAGTAAACTTAAAAAGCGGATTACTATGATGTTAAAACAAAAATCGAACCCCTGGGCTCGCTTGAAGTTCCTTTATGTGCTTCCTCTTGCAGCCGTTGCCGTTGCTGCGTTCGCCCGTCCTGAAATTTCCCGCCGGTTGGAAAATATCTCCGAAGTGGAGTTTGCCGAAGTCCTCACATCCCGACAGGACAAAAAGATGTCGCAAGCAGAGAAAGACAAGCCTCTCTTGCGTCCTCTGGAATTTAAATCGAATATGCGTCCTGCCGAAGGTGTCCGGTATGCCAAGCCGGACCCGCTTGTCATGATTGACGGTGTCGAATATACGGGTGGACTGGACAAGGTCGATCCAAACGAAATCGAATCGATATCGATAATGAAAGATAAGAGCGCCATCGAAATGTACGGAAAAAAAGCAGTCGGAGGCGTGATCCTGATCACAACGAAAAAAGCCTCTTCTAAAGTAAAATGA
- a CDS encoding BlaI/MecI/CopY family transcriptional regulator produces the protein MKRLTAREEEIMGYFWTKGPLFVKQLLEFYDEPRPHFNTLSTIVRGLEEKGFLAHHTFGNTYQYYAAVTEADYSRSTLKNVIAKYFNNSYLGVISSLVKEEEISVEELKELIESIDNRQSTIDD, from the coding sequence ATGAAACGACTGACTGCAAGAGAAGAAGAAATCATGGGCTATTTCTGGACGAAAGGCCCTTTGTTCGTCAAACAACTGCTTGAGTTTTACGATGAGCCGAGGCCGCATTTCAACACTCTTTCCACGATCGTACGCGGATTGGAGGAGAAAGGTTTTCTGGCACATCATACGTTTGGCAATACCTACCAATATTATGCTGCGGTGACAGAAGCCGATTATAGCCGGAGCACGTTGAAAAACGTCATTGCCAAGTATTTCAACAATTCCTACCTCGGTGTTATCTCTTCGCTGGTGAAGGAGGAGGAGATTTCGGTGGAGGAACTGAAGGAGCTGATAGAATCAATTGACAACAGGCAATCGACAATTGATGATTAA
- a CDS encoding DUF6261 family protein, producing the protein MKKIIRILNLDIHSLNNAEYKNFMERFFKLIPLKAVSGEGDRPSELRLLGEEENMTSDFVGISDEDKATFNADMLLLTDVVNQSRTNDNTALLLNLDKRRDPLVSFIINTTSIGRKSSNPAYAQACISLYNILKPYRGIQNIPMQQETAQIKGMLYDLDKPENKQKITLLHLDDTVSELRNVNDEFDALSSDRTNERAINAVGTAKEIRHRLNSQYDYITTTIFAHSIAVPSDEATLFITQLNQLIDETRTAYNLRKGITASNKNKGQGGNDERPGEL; encoded by the coding sequence ATGAAAAAAATTATCCGGATTCTAAATCTAGACATTCATTCCCTGAATAATGCCGAATACAAAAACTTCATGGAGCGCTTCTTCAAACTGATCCCGCTCAAGGCTGTATCAGGAGAGGGAGACCGCCCCAGTGAACTCCGCCTCTTGGGCGAAGAAGAAAACATGACATCGGATTTCGTAGGGATCAGCGATGAGGACAAGGCGACATTCAATGCCGACATGCTTCTCCTGACAGATGTCGTCAACCAGTCGCGCACGAACGACAACACGGCTCTACTGCTCAATCTCGACAAGCGTCGTGATCCGTTGGTTTCATTCATCATCAACACGACCTCCATCGGACGTAAAAGTTCGAATCCTGCATATGCACAAGCATGCATCAGCTTGTATAATATCTTGAAACCGTATCGCGGCATACAAAACATTCCGATGCAACAGGAAACCGCACAGATCAAAGGCATGCTCTACGATCTCGACAAACCGGAAAACAAACAGAAGATAACGCTTCTGCATCTCGACGACACCGTCTCCGAGTTGCGCAACGTAAATGACGAATTCGACGCATTGTCCAGCGACAGAACCAACGAACGGGCGATCAATGCAGTCGGGACGGCGAAGGAAATACGCCACCGCCTCAACTCGCAATACGACTATATCACTACCACCATCTTTGCCCACAGCATTGCGGTCCCGTCGGACGAGGCAACGCTTTTCATCACGCAACTCAACCAGCTGATCGATGAAACCCGCACCGCCTACAACCTGCGCAAAGGTATCACCGCATCCAATAAGAACAAAGGGCAGGGCGGCAATGACGAACGTCCGGGCGAACTTTAA